One region of Priestia megaterium genomic DNA includes:
- a CDS encoding carboxymuconolactone decarboxylase family protein encodes MQQEARHSTEQALHDYKMGVGKFSEKLPEVTKTFNAFTEACFGEGSLSKKEKQLIALGISVVAQDEYCMIYHTKGCIDQGATEQEILEACGVSAAFGGGAAMSQSVTLVQECVSELTSHTH; translated from the coding sequence ATGCAGCAAGAAGCACGTCATTCAACTGAGCAAGCACTTCATGATTATAAAATGGGTGTTGGGAAATTTAGCGAAAAATTGCCGGAAGTAACAAAAACGTTTAATGCGTTTACTGAAGCATGTTTTGGAGAAGGTTCTCTTTCTAAAAAAGAAAAGCAGTTAATCGCGCTAGGAATCAGCGTAGTAGCTCAAGACGAGTACTGTATGATTTATCATACAAAAGGCTGCATTGATCAAGGTGCAACTGAGCAAGAAATTTTAGAAGCATGCGGAGTATCAGCGGCATTTGGCGGAGGCGCAGCGATGAGTCAGTCCGTTACGCTTGTCCAAGAGTGTGTTTCAGAACTGACTAGCCACACGCACTAA
- a CDS encoding MetQ/NlpA family ABC transporter substrate-binding protein, translating to MKKWLSALALTSALVVGLAACGSNNGSKDEKKIVVGASNTPHAEILEQAKPILEKQGIDLEIKKFQDYILPNTALANNEIDANYFQHVPYMNSVLKDHKGEKGYDFVSAGAIHIEPIGIYSKKYKSLKDLPKNGTVIMRDAVAEQGRILSIFEKAGVIKLKPGVKKTDAQIKDIVENPKNLKFKADVEGGLLPQMYKNNEGDAVVINANYAIDAGLDPVKDPIAVESKENNPYANIITVHKGDENKDTVKALVKVLHSKEIQDYIKEKYKGGVLPVNK from the coding sequence ATGAAAAAATGGCTTTCAGCTTTAGCATTAACATCTGCGCTAGTAGTAGGATTAGCGGCGTGTGGATCTAACAATGGATCAAAAGATGAAAAAAAAATTGTCGTGGGTGCATCTAATACGCCTCATGCTGAAATTTTAGAACAAGCAAAACCTATTTTGGAAAAACAAGGAATTGATTTAGAGATTAAAAAATTCCAAGATTACATCTTACCGAACACAGCTCTTGCAAACAATGAAATTGATGCAAACTACTTCCAGCACGTTCCTTATATGAATTCAGTGCTAAAAGATCATAAAGGTGAAAAAGGGTATGATTTCGTAAGTGCCGGTGCCATTCACATTGAACCAATTGGTATCTACTCTAAAAAATACAAAAGCTTAAAAGATCTTCCGAAAAACGGCACAGTTATTATGCGTGATGCAGTAGCAGAGCAAGGACGTATTTTATCGATTTTTGAAAAAGCTGGCGTGATCAAATTAAAACCAGGCGTAAAGAAAACAGACGCACAAATTAAAGATATTGTAGAAAACCCTAAGAATTTAAAATTTAAAGCCGATGTTGAAGGCGGATTGTTACCTCAAATGTACAAAAACAATGAAGGTGACGCTGTTGTTATCAATGCTAACTATGCTATCGATGCTGGTTTAGATCCAGTAAAAGATCCAATCGCAGTGGAAAGCAAAGAAAATAACCCATATGCAAACATCATTACGGTTCACAAAGGTGACGAAAATAAAGATACAGTGAAAGCTTTAGTAAAAGTTCTTCACTCTAAAGAAATTCAAGACTACATTAAAGAAAAATACAAAGGCGGAGTATTGCCGGTAAATAAATAA
- a CDS encoding methionine ABC transporter permease produces MLEKLFPNVILDDFIQATNETLYMTAISVVATFVLGILLGLLLFLTSKGQLWQNKPLYAIVSAVVNIFRSIPFIILIVLLIPFTKALVGSILGANAALPALIVGAAPFYARLVEIGLREIDKGVIEAAKSMGATTSTIIFKVLLPESLPALISGLTVTTIALVGYTAMAGVIGAGGLGNLAYLEGFQRSHNDVTLAATILILIIVFIIQLIGDAITAKIDKR; encoded by the coding sequence ATGCTTGAGAAACTATTTCCAAACGTTATTTTAGATGATTTTATTCAAGCGACAAATGAAACACTATATATGACGGCTATTTCAGTTGTAGCCACATTTGTTCTAGGTATTTTATTGGGCTTGCTTTTATTTTTAACGTCCAAAGGACAGCTTTGGCAAAACAAACCTTTATATGCCATTGTGTCGGCGGTTGTAAATATCTTTCGTTCCATTCCATTCATTATTTTAATTGTTTTACTGATTCCATTTACCAAAGCATTGGTAGGAAGTATTTTAGGCGCTAATGCAGCGTTACCGGCTTTAATTGTTGGAGCAGCACCATTTTATGCGCGTCTTGTAGAAATTGGTCTGCGTGAAATTGATAAAGGTGTTATTGAAGCTGCTAAATCAATGGGAGCCACAACAAGCACTATTATCTTTAAAGTGCTGTTACCTGAATCGCTGCCAGCTTTGATTTCCGGTTTGACAGTAACAACCATTGCGTTAGTCGGCTATACGGCAATGGCGGGTGTGATTGGAGCTGGAGGTCTTGGAAACCTTGCATATTTAGAAGGATTCCAGCGCAGCCATAATGACGTAACGCTAGCCGCTACGATCTTAATTTTGATTATTGTATTTATTATCCAACTTATTGGAGATGCGATTACTGCAAAAATTGATAAAAGATAA
- a CDS encoding methionine ABC transporter ATP-binding protein, protein MITLTDVTKIYQAKSGQVTAVDNVNLTVNQGEIYGIIGYSGAGKSSLIRLLNGLETPTTGTVEVAGNDIGKIKGGKLRKARQEISMVFQHFNILWSRTVRENIAFPLEIAGISKEKRMKRVDELIKLVGLEGREDAYPSQLSGGQKQRVGIARALANNPKVLLCDEATSALDPQTTDSILDLLVDINEKLGLTIVLITHEMHVIRKICHRVAVMENGAVVEEGQVLEVFRKPKQPITKRFVQQISEPEETFETIEQVKELYPSGQIIQLTFVGGKAEQPLITTILKQFDVTINILQGKISHTQTGSYGTLFVHLDGELTEVKKVIAYIHEQQVEVEVMTNA, encoded by the coding sequence ATGATTACATTAACAGACGTTACAAAAATTTATCAGGCCAAAAGCGGTCAAGTAACAGCTGTTGATAATGTGAATCTAACCGTTAACCAAGGTGAAATTTACGGAATTATTGGTTATAGCGGAGCGGGGAAAAGTTCTTTGATTCGCTTGCTAAACGGATTAGAAACACCAACGACAGGAACGGTCGAAGTAGCAGGTAATGATATTGGAAAAATTAAAGGCGGAAAACTCAGAAAAGCTAGACAAGAAATTAGTATGGTATTTCAGCACTTTAATATCTTGTGGTCGCGTACGGTACGAGAAAATATTGCCTTTCCGTTAGAAATAGCAGGGATTTCAAAAGAAAAAAGAATGAAACGAGTAGACGAACTTATTAAGCTAGTCGGGCTTGAAGGGCGTGAAGATGCTTATCCATCACAGCTTAGCGGCGGACAAAAGCAGCGTGTTGGGATTGCTCGAGCGCTAGCGAACAATCCAAAAGTATTGCTTTGTGATGAAGCAACATCAGCGCTTGATCCTCAAACCACAGATTCTATTTTAGATCTGTTAGTAGATATTAATGAGAAGCTAGGGTTAACCATTGTATTGATTACTCATGAAATGCACGTCATTCGTAAAATTTGTCATCGAGTAGCCGTTATGGAAAATGGGGCAGTAGTAGAAGAAGGACAAGTGCTAGAAGTATTCAGAAAACCTAAGCAGCCGATTACAAAACGATTCGTTCAACAGATTTCTGAACCAGAGGAAACGTTTGAAACGATTGAACAAGTAAAAGAGCTGTATCCAAGCGGGCAAATTATTCAGCTGACGTTTGTTGGCGGAAAAGCAGAGCAACCGCTCATTACAACGATTTTAAAACAGTTTGATGTAACGATTAATATTTTGCAAGGAAAGATTTCTCATACACAAACAGGTTCATACGGGACGTTGTTCGTTCATTTAGACGGAGAATTAACAGAAGTTAAAAAAGTCATTGCATACATTCATGAGCAGCAGGTAGAAGTGGAGGTAATGACAAATGCTTGA
- a CDS encoding thioredoxin family protein produces MQEWSEKQLDDQLKEGERAFIFFHTPFCGTCQLAKKMLTVAEAMLPDVTIGMSNLNYMPSKAELFSIESVPCLIEVENGEMVKKLYAFHSIEHVLEELR; encoded by the coding sequence ATGCAAGAATGGAGCGAAAAACAGCTGGATGATCAGTTAAAAGAAGGAGAAAGAGCCTTTATCTTTTTCCATACGCCTTTTTGCGGGACATGTCAGCTGGCAAAAAAAATGTTAACCGTGGCAGAAGCGATGCTGCCGGATGTAACCATCGGAATGAGCAATTTAAATTATATGCCTTCAAAAGCAGAATTATTTTCTATTGAAAGCGTACCTTGTTTGATTGAAGTGGAAAATGGTGAAATGGTAAAAAAACTCTACGCGTTTCATTCCATCGAGCACGTACTCGAGGAGCTTCGATAA
- a CDS encoding toprim domain-containing protein: MGLIEIEKVIIVEGKSDKKRIQDIIREPIEIICTNGTISLSKLDEIIDCTFNKEVYILVDSDDSGNKLRKQFKRELPEAEHLYIDKMYREVAAAPRHHIATVLLSANIDVNAEFLT; encoded by the coding sequence ATGGGGCTAATTGAAATTGAAAAAGTAATTATTGTCGAAGGAAAGTCAGATAAAAAGCGTATTCAAGATATCATTCGAGAACCAATTGAAATTATTTGTACAAACGGTACGATTAGTTTATCAAAGCTGGATGAAATTATTGACTGTACGTTTAACAAAGAGGTATACATACTCGTTGACTCTGATGATTCAGGGAATAAGCTGAGAAAACAATTTAAACGAGAGCTTCCGGAAGCAGAGCATCTATATATTGATAAAATGTACCGAGAAGTTGCTGCCGCCCCTAGACATCACATAGCAACAGTATTGCTGAGTGCCAATATCGATGTTAATGCAGAATTTTTAACATAA